In the genome of Bradyrhizobium sp. CIAT3101, one region contains:
- a CDS encoding efflux transporter outer membrane subunit has product MISRAARKSLLASAASVVLASCAVGPNFETPPAPAVSRYTPEPLASPRVDAEGPRVPRQQFVNGADIPPRWWAAFRSQPLNELIRLSVEHNPSLQSAEAAIRVANFNALAQRGLFFPQIGVNYTPSDQQISNMATSNPVDSPQSRYTLHTAQLNISFVPDIWGQNIRAVESLDAQTEQAQYQLEAAYVTLTANVVTAAIQEASLRGQIAATERIVKIERDILGILKTQFEAGQAAQVDVLTQETALAQAEQTLPPLEKQLAVQRDLLTALAGQFSADEVLQKFDLRHLTLPANLPVSLPSTLVAQRPDVRAAEANLHSASAQVGVAIAARLPNLTLTGNPGTSAFKASQLFTQGTLFYTVAASATQPLFDGLTLYHKQKAAEAALDEAEAQYRQAVITALQNVADALRSLQADARAVQAAIKAETAAKASLDIVQKQLVLGQITQVTVLNAQQAYFNAAITRVQAEATRLSDTAALFMALGGSWPAECKTPVWRECVFADKPAPVMKVSEATLPSR; this is encoded by the coding sequence ATGATCAGCCGAGCGGCTCGCAAATCACTTCTCGCCAGCGCCGCGAGCGTCGTGCTCGCCAGCTGCGCGGTGGGCCCGAACTTCGAGACGCCGCCGGCACCCGCCGTGTCCCGCTACACGCCGGAGCCGCTCGCCTCGCCCCGGGTCGATGCCGAGGGCCCGCGCGTGCCGCGGCAGCAATTCGTCAATGGCGCCGACATCCCGCCGCGCTGGTGGGCGGCGTTCCGGTCGCAGCCGCTGAACGAGCTGATCCGCCTGTCGGTCGAGCACAATCCGTCGCTGCAATCGGCGGAGGCCGCGATCCGCGTCGCCAATTTCAATGCGCTGGCGCAACGCGGCCTGTTCTTTCCGCAAATCGGCGTCAACTACACGCCGTCCGACCAGCAGATCTCCAACATGGCGACGTCCAACCCGGTGGACTCGCCGCAGTCGCGCTACACGCTGCACACCGCACAGCTCAACATCAGCTTCGTGCCCGATATCTGGGGCCAGAACATCCGCGCCGTCGAGAGCCTCGACGCCCAGACCGAGCAGGCGCAGTACCAGCTCGAGGCCGCCTACGTGACGCTCACCGCCAACGTCGTCACCGCCGCCATCCAGGAGGCCTCGCTGCGCGGCCAGATCGCGGCGACCGAACGCATCGTCAAGATCGAGCGCGACATCCTCGGCATCCTCAAGACCCAGTTCGAGGCGGGCCAGGCCGCCCAGGTCGACGTGCTGACGCAGGAAACGGCGCTGGCGCAGGCCGAGCAGACCTTGCCGCCGCTGGAGAAGCAGCTCGCCGTGCAGCGCGACCTCCTCACCGCGCTCGCCGGGCAGTTCTCCGCCGACGAAGTATTGCAGAAATTCGATCTCCGCCACCTCACCTTGCCGGCCAACCTGCCGGTGAGCCTGCCGAGCACGCTGGTTGCGCAACGGCCGGACGTGCGTGCGGCGGAAGCCAATCTGCATTCGGCAAGCGCCCAGGTCGGCGTTGCCATTGCGGCGCGGCTGCCTAACCTGACGCTGACGGGAAATCCCGGCACCAGCGCCTTCAAGGCGTCGCAGTTGTTCACGCAAGGCACGCTGTTCTACACGGTGGCCGCGAGCGCGACGCAGCCGCTGTTCGACGGGCTCACGCTCTATCACAAGCAGAAGGCCGCGGAAGCAGCCCTCGACGAGGCCGAGGCGCAATATCGCCAGGCCGTGATCACGGCGCTGCAGAACGTCGCCGACGCGCTGCGTTCCCTGCAGGCCGACGCCCGTGCGGTGCAGGCGGCGATCAAGGCCGAGACCGCGGCGAAGGCGAGCCTCGACATCGTGCAGAAGCAGCTCGTGCTGGGACAGATCACCCAGGTCACGGTGCTGAACGCGCAGCAGGCCTATTTCAACGCCGCCATCACCCGCGTCCAGGCGGAAGCCACCCGCCTGTCCGACACCGCCGCCCTGTTCATGGCGCTCGGCGGCAGCTGGCCGGCCGAGTGTAAAACACCCGTCTGGCGCGA